A stretch of Cicer arietinum cultivar CDC Frontier isolate Library 1 chromosome 5, Cicar.CDCFrontier_v2.0, whole genome shotgun sequence DNA encodes these proteins:
- the LOC101500235 gene encoding LOW QUALITY PROTEIN: SNF2 domain-containing protein CLASSY 1-like (The sequence of the model RefSeq protein was modified relative to this genomic sequence to represent the inferred CDS: deleted 1 base in 1 codon): MAPRKRHLQLHQLNHPFDDDYPFEAVLSGSWQPVKLIRIESGTTALHFIHTRQIQNPLSPDIRIKSRKATLSDCSSFLRPGIDISVLLGLRFIHDSDQFTSIPVWVDARIDSIQRQPHHQSNCSCQFYVNFYDQQGSLGSEIKSLNKEVIPIGVDQISIIQRLEHYCVNKPYRWSSSEDCISLSQSRFLLAKVLNDLSWFVATSVLKKVSFNITSIQNKIVYEVMGNYANTTISTSHIYVLNFRLKEGSVVPVIYEIDASHAFEEEEEEEEEEVVPPKPCYRVNGLRRSNRRNKQPDRYYGCAIVKLEVGNFRTWPYKRATYEIEDGKHSSDSEEDGDNGEKAKNNVNHFKEIKVYTRRKKTNAVKLDDANQNDDKKAEKNSDDVLNLDSCNEAAISCDVEVDDNVTLMHYYNFCRHKLKRKRIDHGFDDMDFENKWEGIHFRKGVQQKRYSSILMTNKSHVDEDRDHKGGRALNADACKEIIDSYMKNIDSLPTEEEVTINEHEQMLKTSKLEPKEEEKVPKSHDVEEEFFDDLDVLWEEMDTAWLSSNLLDGTEGSNAEKKEFKNTCEHDYKLDEEIGIYCLRCGFVKTAIRDISEIVVENPKWYREEKENSGEQKENESEAKVDKNDDDSHVFSNHSTPPDESLCKEYDNVWSLIPELKEKMHAHQKKAFEFLWQNIAGSIEPKLMKVESKTSGGCVISHAPGAGKTFLIISFLLSYMKLFPDKRPLVLAPKTTLYTWRKEFKKWKIPMPVYLIHGRRSWRGSTTKPIFLPGVPRPTGDVKHVLDCLTKIQKWISQPSVLVMGYTSFLTMMREDTKFAHRKYMSKTLRESSNILILDEGHNPRSTKSRLRKCLMKLPTELRILLSGTLFQNNFCEYFNTLCLARPMFVRKVLKELDPKFNRRGRIAKKARHLLEARARKFFLDNIAKKINSDIDEERMIGLNVLRKITTGFIDVYDSGNSDTLPGLQIYTLLMNTTDIQKEMLQKLQNKMFECTGYPLEIELLITLGSIHPWLIKTASFASRFFEEEELKKLEGCKFDLKKSSKVRFVMSLISRVVKNEKVIIFCHNLAPVRLLIELFESYFQWENGKEILLLTGELELYDRGKVIEKFENPRGSSKVLVASITACGEGISLTAASRVIFLDSEWNPSKTKQAIARAFRPGQEKMVYVYQLLITGSMEEDKYRRTTWKEKEWVSCLIFSEEFVEDPSKWQAQKIEDEILREMVEEDKSKAIHIIMKNEKASTT; encoded by the exons GTGTGGGTTGATGCTAGAATAGATTCCATACAGAGACAGCCCCACCATCAATCAAACTGCTCCTGTCAATTTTATGTAAACTTCTATGATCAACAAGGTTCACTTGGTTCAGAGATAAAATCTCTTAACAAAGAGGTCATACCAATTGGAGTAGACCAAATTTCAATCATCCAAAGGCTTGAACATTATTGTGTAAATAAGCCTTATAGATGGTCTTCATCAGAAGATTGCATTTCATTATCACAATCTAGATTCCTCTTAGCCAAAGTTTTAAATGATCTTTCATGGTTTGTTGCTACATCTGTTTTAAAGAAGGTTTCATTCAACATAACATCTATCCAAAACAAGATTGTGTATGAAGTTATGGGAAATTATGCTAATACTACTATTAGTACTTCTCATATATATGTTTTGAACTTTAGACTCAAAGAGGGATCTGTAGTACCTGTTATCTATGAAATTGATGCATCTCATGcatttgaagaagaagaagaagaagaagaagaagaagtagtTCCACCAAAGCCATGTTATAGAGTTAACGGCCTACGACGTTCGAATCGCAGGAACAAACAGCCCGATCGCTACTACGGTTGTGCTATTGTGAAGTTGGAAGTCGGTAATTTTAGAACATGGCCATACAAGAGAGCAACATATGAGATAGAAGATGGAAAACACTCTTCAGATTCAGAAGAGGATGGTGACAACGGTGAAAAGGCGAAGAATAATGTGAATCACTTCAAGGAGATTAAAGTTTACACAAGAAGGAAAAAAACCAATGCAGTGAAATTAGATGATGCTAATCAAAATGATGATAAAAAAGCAGAGAAGAATAGTGATGATGTGTTGAATTTGGATTCATGCAATGAGGCTGCAATATCATGTGATGTAGAAGTTGATGATAATGTTACTTTAATGCATTATTATAATTTCTGCAGACATAAGCTTAAGAGGAAGCGTATTGATCATGGTTTTGATGACATggattttgaaaacaaatgggAAGGGATACATTTCAGAAAAGGAGTTCAACAGAAAAGATATAGTTCGATTTTGATGACAAACAAAAGCCATGTTGATGAAGATCGCGATCATAAAGGCGG AAGAGCGTTGAATGCTGATGCATGCAAGGAAATAATAGATTCATACATGAAGAATATTGATAGCTTACCAACTGAAGAAGAGGTAACTATTAATGAGCATGAGCAGATGCTGAAAACAAGCAAGTTGGAGCCAAAGGAGGAAGAAAAAGTACCGAAAAGCCATGATGTTGAGGAAGAATTTTTTGATGATTTGGATGTTTTGTGGGAAGAAATGGATACAGCTTGGTTGTCAAGTAATCTTCTTGATGGAACCGAG GGTTCAAATGCTGAGAAGAAAGAATTCAAGAACACTTGTGAACATGACTATAAATTGGATGAAGAAATTGGAATATACTGCCTTCGATGTGGCTTTGTGAAAACCGCGATACGAGACATTTCTGAAATCGTT GTGGAAAATCCAAAATGGTATAGAGAGGAAAAAGAAAACAGTGGAGAACAAAAGGAAAATGAATCAGAGGCAAAAGTTGATAAAAATGATGATGATTCACATGtgttctcaaatcattctaCTCCTCCTGATGAATCACTGTGTAAAGAATATGACAATGTTTGGTCATTAATTCCTgaactaaaagaaaaaatgcATGCACACCAAAAGAAAGCTTTTGAGTTTCTTTGGCAAAACATTGCAGGGTCTATTGAACCAAAACTCATGAAAGTTGAATCCAAAACAAGTGGTGGTTGTGTTATATCTCATGCTCCTGGAGCCGGAAAAACCTTTCTCatcatttcttttcttttaagttATATGAAATTATTCCCTGATAAGAGACCATTAGTCCTTGCTCCAAAAACCACACTCTACACGTGGCGAAAAGAGTTCAAAAAATGGAAGATTCCAATGCCAGTGTACCTAATTCACGGTCGACGATCATGGAGAGGCTCGACAACAAAACCGATTTTTCTTCCGGGTGTTCCAAGACCAACTGGTGATGTCAAACATGTTTTGGATTGCCTTACAAAGATACAAAAGTGGATTTCACAACCAAGTGTTCTTGTCATGGGATACACTTCATTTTTAACAATGATGAGAGAAGATACAAAATTTGCACACAGAAAGTACATGTCTAAAACATTGAGGGAAAGCTCTAATATCTTGATTCTTGATGAAGGACACAATCCTAGAAGCACTAAATCAAGGTTGAGGAAATGTTTAATGAAACTTCCAACAGAACTCAGAATATTACTTTCTGGCACATTGTTTCAGAACAATTTCTGTGAATATTTCAACACACTTTGTTTAGCTCGACCGATGTTTGTCCGCAAAGTACTTAAAGAATTAGATCCTAAGTTTAACAGGAGAGGGAGGATAGCGAAGAAAGCGCGGCATTTACTCGAGGCACGTGCTAGAAAATTCTTCTTGGATAACATTGCCAAGAAAATTAACTCGGACATCGACGAAGAAAGGATGATAGGACTAAACGTCCTGCGAAAAATCACGACAGGTTTTATCGATGTTTATGACAGTGGAAATTCAGATACTCTTCCGGGTCTACAAATCTATACACTGCTTATGAATACTACTGATATTCAAAAAGAGATGCTGCAAAAACTACAGAACAAAATGTTTGAGTGCACTGGATACCCTCTTGAAATTGAGCTTTTGATAACACTTGGATCAATACATCCATGGTTGATAAAAACAGCATCATTCGCTTCGAGGTTTTTCGAGGAGGAAGAACTTAAGAAACTAGAAGGAtgcaaatttgatttaaaaaaaagttcaaaagtAAGATTTGTTATGAGCCTAATCTCACGTGTggtgaaaaatgaaaaagtgaTTATCTTCTGTCACAACCTTGCACCTGTGAGGCTATTAATAGAGTTATTTGAGAGTTATTTTCAGTGGGAAAATGGTAAAGAGATTCTGTTACTAACTGGTGAACTAGAGTTATATGACAGAGGGAAAGTgattgaaaaatttgaaaatccaCGTGGAAGTTCAAAGGTACTTGTTGCTTCAATAACAGCTTGTGGTGAAGGTATAAGTTTAACAGCAGCTTCAAGAGTAATATTTTTGGACTCAGAGTGGAATCCTTCGAAAACAAAGCAAGCTATTGCACGTGCTTTTAGGCCTGGTCAAGAGAAAATGGTGTATGTTTATCAGTTGTTGATAACTGGATCAATGGAGGAAGATAAGTATAGAAGGACTACTTGGAAAGAG AAAGAGTGGGtttcttgtttgatttttaGTGAGGAGTTTGTGGAAGATCCTTCTAAATGGCAAGCTCAGAAGATTGAAGATGAAATACTTAGAGAGATGGTTGAGGAGGATAAGTCTAAAGCTATTCATATCATCATGAAGAATGAAAAGGCTTCAACAACTTAA